The following are from one region of the Pseudomonas putida genome:
- a CDS encoding AGE family epimerase/isomerase translates to MSDPRPTLPELARFNQHFAERIVPLWQGPGWNADMALPYEALDAQHQPLPVQRYRAMACARQLYLFSSRIGQPGAAERAAALFRSLQKHFHDAEHGGWFYSIDAQGKPLDRRKDLYTHAFIVFACAHYWGKVRESLVESTLNAALDIIDQQFARDDGLYEASLAEDWADLGSGPLQNPQMHLAEAFLQVLAVRDDEHARQSLLQLCEALQAHFIEPEYGLMLEKPRGAVDNWFEPGHQFEWFYLLHTSPLLRDTPLHASIDRAFGYAEQYGVKDGAVLSMLDVDGQVLDATQRIWAQAEYLRALVLRAGGEAKLAGQLQALQARFLREAGWYECRDGEGSVSRHDMPSTTPYHLATCLEGLQRLS, encoded by the coding sequence ATGTCCGACCCCCGCCCCACCCTGCCCGAACTGGCCCGCTTCAACCAGCACTTCGCCGAACGCATCGTGCCGTTGTGGCAAGGCCCGGGCTGGAACGCCGACATGGCCCTGCCCTACGAGGCCCTGGACGCCCAGCACCAGCCATTGCCGGTGCAGCGCTACCGGGCCATGGCCTGCGCGCGTCAGCTGTATCTGTTCAGCAGCCGCATCGGCCAACCCGGCGCAGCCGAGCGTGCGGCCGCCTTGTTCCGCTCGCTGCAGAAACACTTCCATGACGCCGAGCACGGCGGCTGGTTCTACAGCATCGACGCCCAGGGCAAGCCGCTGGACCGACGCAAGGACCTGTACACCCACGCCTTCATCGTTTTCGCCTGTGCCCACTACTGGGGCAAGGTGCGTGAAAGCCTGGTGGAGTCCACGCTGAACGCTGCGCTGGACATCATCGACCAGCAGTTCGCCCGCGACGATGGCCTGTACGAAGCCAGCCTCGCAGAGGACTGGGCCGACCTGGGTAGCGGCCCACTGCAAAACCCGCAGATGCACCTGGCCGAAGCCTTCCTGCAAGTATTGGCAGTACGTGACGATGAGCACGCCCGGCAATCGCTGCTGCAACTGTGCGAGGCGCTGCAGGCGCACTTCATCGAACCGGAATACGGCCTGATGCTGGAAAAGCCACGCGGCGCTGTGGATAACTGGTTCGAGCCGGGGCACCAGTTCGAGTGGTTCTACCTGCTGCATACCTCGCCATTGCTGCGTGACACGCCGCTGCATGCGTCCATCGACCGCGCGTTCGGCTACGCCGAACAGTACGGGGTGAAGGATGGCGCCGTGCTGTCGATGCTGGATGTGGATGGCCAGGTGCTGGATGCCACCCAGCGCATCTGGGCGCAGGCGGAATACTTGCGGGCACTGGTACTGCGTGCAGGTGGAGAAGCGAAGCTCGCTGGCCAGTTGCAGGCGCTGCAGGCGCGGTTCCTGCGTGAGGCGGGCTGGTATGAGTGCCGCGATGGCGAAGGCAGTGTCAGCCGGCATGACATGCCATCGACTACGCCCTACCACCTGGCGACTTGCCTGGAAGGTTTGCAGCGCCTGAGCTGA
- a CDS encoding SDR family oxidoreductase, which produces MTSTVFITGATSGFGEATARRFAEAGWKLVLTGRRKERLDALCAELSAKTEVHGLVLDVRDRKAMEQAIANLPAGFDKLRGLVNNAGLALGVDAAQNCSLDDWETMVDTNIKGLMYTTRLLLPRLIAHGRGASILNVGSVAGNYPYPGSNVYGGTKAFVGQFSLSLRCDLRGTGVRVSNIEPGLCESEFSLVRFGGDQAKYDATYAGAEPIQPQDIAETIFWILNQPAHININSLELMPVSQDWAGFSIDRSVKG; this is translated from the coding sequence ATGACGTCCACCGTATTCATCACTGGCGCGACTTCCGGTTTCGGTGAGGCCACTGCCCGCCGCTTCGCCGAAGCGGGCTGGAAGCTGGTGCTCACTGGCCGCCGCAAGGAGCGCCTGGACGCTCTGTGCGCCGAACTGTCGGCCAAGACCGAAGTACACGGCCTGGTGCTCGACGTGCGTGACCGCAAGGCCATGGAGCAGGCCATCGCCAATCTGCCGGCCGGCTTCGACAAGCTGCGTGGCCTGGTCAACAACGCCGGCCTGGCGCTGGGTGTGGACGCGGCGCAGAACTGCAGCCTGGACGACTGGGAAACCATGGTCGACACCAACATCAAGGGCCTGATGTACACCACCCGCCTGCTGCTGCCACGGCTGATCGCCCATGGCCGTGGGGCGTCGATCCTAAACGTAGGGTCCGTGGCGGGCAACTACCCGTACCCGGGCAGCAACGTGTACGGCGGCACCAAGGCCTTCGTCGGGCAGTTCTCGCTGAGCCTGCGCTGCGACCTGCGTGGAACCGGCGTGCGGGTGAGCAACATCGAGCCGGGCCTGTGCGAAAGCGAGTTCTCGCTGGTGCGCTTCGGCGGTGACCAGGCGAAATACGATGCTACCTATGCGGGTGCGGAGCCGATCCAGCCTCAGGATATTGCCGAGACCATCTTCTGGATCCTCAACCAGCCGGCACATATCAACATCAACAGCCTCGAGCTGATGCCGGTGAGCCAGGACTGGGCCGGGTTCTCGATCGACCGGTCGGTCAAGGGCTGA
- a CDS encoding ABC transporter ATP-binding protein, translating to MSAPILELKDLDVFYGPIQALKKVSMHINEGETVSLIGANGAGKSTLLMSIFGQPRAASGHIVYRGTDITRKSSHYIASNGIAQSPEGRRVFPDMTVEENLMMGTIPIGDKHADEDMQRMYELFPRLKERRNQRAMTMSGGEQQMLAIARALMSRPKLLLLDEPSLGLAPIVVKQIFSTLRELAKTGMTIFLVEQNANHALKLSDRAYVMVNGQIRMTGTGQELLVNEEVRNAYLGGH from the coding sequence ATGAGTGCACCCATTCTCGAACTCAAGGACCTGGACGTGTTCTACGGCCCGATCCAGGCGCTGAAAAAGGTCTCGATGCACATCAACGAGGGCGAGACGGTCAGCCTGATCGGCGCCAACGGTGCCGGCAAGTCGACCTTGCTGATGTCGATCTTCGGCCAGCCACGGGCGGCCTCCGGGCATATCGTGTATCGCGGCACCGACATCACACGCAAGTCGTCGCACTACATCGCCTCCAACGGGATCGCCCAGTCGCCGGAAGGGCGCCGGGTGTTCCCCGACATGACCGTCGAGGAGAACCTGATGATGGGTACCATCCCCATCGGCGACAAGCATGCCGACGAAGACATGCAGCGCATGTACGAGCTGTTCCCGCGCCTGAAAGAGCGGCGTAACCAGCGGGCCATGACCATGTCTGGTGGCGAGCAGCAGATGCTGGCCATTGCCCGGGCGCTGATGAGCCGGCCAAAGTTGTTGCTGCTGGATGAGCCATCGCTGGGGCTGGCGCCGATCGTGGTCAAGCAGATCTTCTCGACCTTGCGTGAACTGGCCAAGACCGGGATGACCATCTTCCTGGTGGAGCAGAACGCCAACCATGCGCTAAAGCTCTCGGACCGGGCTTATGTGATGGTCAACGGGCAGATTCGCATGACCGGGACGGGGCAGGAGCTGTTGGTCAACGAAGAAGTGCGTAACGCTTATCTGGGCGGGCATTGA
- a CDS encoding ATP-binding cassette domain-containing protein — MSDDIILSVDNLMMQFGGIKALSDVSLKVRRNQIFALIGPNGAGKTTVFNCLTGFYKASGGRIELNVRGSHTNVIQLLGERFQAADFVSPARFANRMYYKMFGGTHLVNRAGLARTFQNIRLFKEMSVVENLLVAQHMWVNRNLLAGVLNTKAYRKAESDALDHAFYWLEVVDLVDCANRLAGELSYGQQRRLEIARAMCTRPKIICLDEPAAGLNPQETEALSRMIRVLRDEHDITVVLIEHDMGMVMSISDHIVVLDHGNVIAEGAPQDIRHNPTVIAAYLGADEEELV, encoded by the coding sequence ATGAGCGACGATATCATTCTCTCGGTCGACAACCTGATGATGCAGTTCGGCGGCATCAAGGCGCTCAGCGACGTCAGCCTTAAGGTTCGGCGCAACCAGATCTTCGCCCTGATCGGCCCCAACGGCGCCGGCAAGACCACCGTGTTCAACTGCCTGACCGGCTTCTACAAGGCCAGTGGCGGGCGCATCGAGCTGAACGTGCGCGGCAGCCACACCAATGTCATCCAGCTGCTCGGCGAGCGCTTCCAGGCGGCGGACTTCGTGTCGCCGGCGCGCTTTGCCAACCGCATGTACTACAAGATGTTCGGCGGTACCCACCTGGTCAACCGCGCCGGCCTGGCACGCACCTTCCAGAACATTCGCCTGTTCAAGGAAATGTCGGTGGTGGAAAACCTGCTGGTGGCCCAGCACATGTGGGTCAACCGCAACCTGCTGGCCGGGGTGCTCAACACCAAGGCCTACCGCAAGGCCGAGAGTGACGCGCTGGACCACGCGTTCTACTGGCTGGAAGTGGTCGACCTGGTTGATTGCGCCAACCGCCTGGCTGGCGAGTTGTCGTACGGCCAGCAGCGCCGTCTGGAAATCGCCCGGGCCATGTGCACGCGGCCGAAGATCATCTGCCTGGACGAACCGGCGGCTGGCCTGAACCCGCAGGAAACCGAGGCCCTTAGCCGCATGATCCGCGTGCTGCGCGACGAGCACGACATCACCGTGGTGCTGATCGAGCACGACATGGGCATGGTCATGAGCATTTCCGACCATATCGTGGTGCTCGACCACGGCAACGTGATTGCCGAAGGCGCGCCGCAGGATATCCGCCACAACCCGACGGTGATCGCCGCCTACCTGGGTGCCGATGAAGAGGAACTGGTATGA
- a CDS encoding branched-chain amino acid ABC transporter permease: MDGIFLQQLVNGLTLGSVYGLIAIGYTMVYGIIGMINFAHGEVYMISAYLAAISLALLAYFGIESFPLLMLGTLLFTIVVTGVYGFTIERIAYKPLRNSTRLAPLISAIGISLILQNYAQISQGARQQGVPTLLEGAWRVEVGTGFVQLTYTKIFILVAAFVGMGLLTYVIKYTKLGRMCRATQQDRKMASILGINTDRVISYVFVIGAVMAALAGVLITMNYGTFDFYAGFIIGIKAFTAAVLGGIGSLPGAMLGGIILGISESLFSGLINSDYKDVFSFSLLVMILIFRPQGLLGRPLVAKV; encoded by the coding sequence ATGGATGGTATTTTCCTGCAGCAACTGGTCAACGGCCTGACCCTCGGGTCGGTCTATGGCCTGATCGCCATCGGCTACACAATGGTCTATGGCATCATCGGCATGATCAACTTCGCGCACGGCGAGGTGTACATGATCTCCGCGTACCTCGCGGCGATCAGCCTGGCATTGCTGGCTTACTTCGGCATCGAGTCGTTCCCCCTGTTGATGCTGGGCACCCTGTTGTTCACCATCGTCGTCACCGGCGTGTACGGCTTCACCATCGAGCGCATCGCCTACAAACCCCTGCGTAACTCCACCCGCCTGGCACCGCTGATCAGTGCCATCGGCATCTCGCTGATCCTGCAGAACTACGCACAAATCAGCCAGGGCGCCCGCCAGCAAGGCGTGCCAACCTTGCTGGAAGGTGCCTGGCGTGTCGAAGTGGGTACCGGCTTCGTGCAACTGACCTACACCAAGATCTTCATCCTGGTGGCGGCCTTTGTCGGTATGGGCCTGCTCACCTACGTGATCAAGTACACCAAGCTCGGCCGCATGTGCCGCGCTACCCAGCAAGACCGCAAGATGGCCTCGATCCTGGGCATCAACACCGACCGGGTGATCTCCTACGTGTTCGTAATCGGTGCGGTAATGGCCGCGCTGGCTGGCGTGCTGATCACCATGAACTACGGCACCTTCGACTTCTACGCTGGCTTCATCATCGGCATCAAGGCGTTCACTGCCGCGGTGCTCGGCGGTATCGGCTCGCTGCCTGGCGCCATGCTTGGCGGGATCATCCTGGGCATTTCCGAGTCGCTGTTCTCCGGCCTGATCAACTCCGACTACAAGGACGTGTTCAGCTTCTCGCTGCTGGTGATGATCCTTATCTTCCGCCCACAAGGCCTGCTGGGTCGCCCGCTCGTGGCTAAGGTGTGA
- a CDS encoding branched-chain amino acid ABC transporter substrate-binding protein, with protein sequence MSQTFYKKGFLALAVATALGVSSYVQADVKIGVAGPMTGANAAFGEQYMKGAQAAADKINAAGGVNGEKIVLVKGDDACEPKQAVAVANRLVDQDKVIGVVGHFCSSNTIPASEVYDEAGVIAITPGSTNPQVTERGLSAMFRMCGRDDQQGIVAGDYIVDVLKGKKVAVLHDKDTYGQGLADATKAQLEKRGVKPVLYEGLTRGEKDFSAVVTKIRSTGADVVYFGGLHPEAGPLVRQLREQGLKDVKFMSDDGIVTDELVSTAGGAQYVDGVYMTFGADPRLLPDSKAVVEEFRKAGTEPEGYTLYAYASLQALAAAFNGAKSNKGEAAAEWLKANPVQTVMGEKKWDKKGDLTVSDYVVYQWDAQGKYHQLEKQK encoded by the coding sequence ATGTCGCAGACGTTTTACAAGAAAGGTTTCCTGGCTCTGGCCGTAGCTACGGCACTGGGTGTTTCTTCGTATGTTCAGGCCGATGTCAAGATCGGTGTAGCGGGCCCCATGACCGGGGCAAACGCAGCGTTTGGCGAGCAGTACATGAAAGGTGCGCAGGCAGCGGCCGACAAGATCAACGCCGCCGGTGGCGTAAACGGCGAGAAAATCGTCCTGGTCAAGGGCGATGACGCCTGCGAACCAAAGCAGGCCGTGGCTGTGGCCAACCGCCTGGTCGACCAGGACAAGGTGATCGGCGTGGTCGGCCACTTCTGTTCTTCCAATACCATCCCGGCTTCGGAGGTGTATGACGAGGCGGGCGTCATCGCCATTACCCCGGGCTCTACCAACCCACAGGTGACCGAGCGCGGCCTGTCCGCCATGTTCCGCATGTGCGGCCGTGACGACCAGCAGGGTATCGTCGCCGGCGACTACATCGTCGACGTGCTCAAGGGCAAGAAGGTCGCGGTGCTGCACGACAAGGACACCTACGGCCAGGGCCTGGCCGACGCGACCAAGGCGCAGCTGGAAAAACGCGGTGTCAAACCAGTGCTGTACGAAGGCCTGACCCGTGGCGAGAAGGACTTCAGCGCTGTGGTCACCAAGATCCGTTCCACCGGAGCCGATGTGGTCTACTTCGGCGGCCTGCACCCGGAGGCCGGCCCGCTGGTCCGCCAGCTGCGCGAGCAGGGCCTGAAGGACGTCAAGTTCATGTCCGATGATGGCATCGTTACCGACGAACTGGTGTCCACCGCCGGCGGCGCGCAGTACGTCGATGGCGTGTACATGACCTTCGGCGCCGACCCGCGCCTGCTGCCAGACAGCAAGGCGGTGGTGGAGGAGTTCCGCAAGGCCGGTACCGAACCTGAAGGCTACACCCTGTACGCCTACGCCTCGCTGCAGGCGTTGGCTGCCGCGTTCAACGGCGCCAAGTCGAACAAGGGCGAAGCTGCTGCCGAGTGGCTCAAGGCCAACCCGGTGCAGACCGTCATGGGCGAGAAGAAGTGGGACAAGAAGGGTGACCTGACCGTGTCCGACTACGTGGTCTACCAGTGGGACGCCCAAGGCAAGTACCACCAGCTGGAAAAACAAAAATAA
- the nadE gene encoding ammonia-dependent NAD(+) synthetase has protein sequence MQAVQQEIAKALKVQPPFADAAALEAEVARRVAFIKDCLANARLKTLVLGISGGVDSLTAALLAQRAINELRAETGDKAYTFIAVRLPYHVQHDEHDAQACLDVIKADEVHTVDIAPAVKALAAEVVELKNGSPTLVDFVVGNVKARTRMVAQYTIAGARAGLVIGTDHAAEAVMGFFTKFGDGACDLAPLSGLVKNQVRAIARSFGAPESLVEKVPTADLEDLAPGKPDEASHGVTYQQIDAFLHGQPVDQEAFDIIVATYRKTQHKRELPFAP, from the coding sequence ATGCAAGCGGTTCAGCAAGAAATTGCCAAGGCGCTGAAGGTACAGCCGCCGTTCGCCGACGCCGCCGCGCTCGAGGCCGAAGTCGCCCGGCGCGTGGCATTCATCAAGGATTGCCTGGCCAACGCCCGGCTCAAGACCCTGGTGCTGGGCATCAGCGGCGGCGTCGACTCGCTGACCGCCGCCCTGCTCGCCCAGCGCGCCATCAACGAGCTGCGAGCAGAGACCGGTGACAAGGCCTACACCTTCATCGCCGTGCGCCTGCCGTATCATGTACAGCACGATGAACATGATGCCCAGGCATGCCTGGACGTGATCAAGGCTGATGAAGTGCACACCGTCGATATCGCCCCGGCGGTGAAGGCACTGGCAGCTGAAGTCGTAGAGCTGAAGAACGGCTCGCCGACGCTGGTGGACTTTGTCGTGGGCAACGTCAAGGCACGTACCCGCATGGTCGCCCAGTACACCATCGCCGGCGCCCGTGCAGGCCTGGTGATCGGTACCGACCACGCCGCCGAGGCGGTGATGGGCTTCTTTACCAAGTTCGGTGATGGTGCCTGCGACCTGGCGCCGCTGAGCGGGCTGGTGAAGAACCAGGTGCGGGCGATTGCGCGCAGCTTCGGTGCGCCGGAATCACTGGTGGAGAAGGTGCCGACTGCCGACCTGGAAGACCTGGCGCCGGGCAAGCCGGACGAAGCGTCGCATGGCGTGACCTACCAGCAGATCGATGCCTTCCTGCACGGGCAGCCGGTTGACCAGGAAGCGTTCGACATCATCGTCGCCACCTACCGCAAGACCCAGCACAAGCGCGAACTGCCGTTCGCCCCTTGA
- the azu gene encoding azurin, translating to MFAKAVAVSLLTLASASVFAADCKVTVDSTDQMSFNTKEFTVDKSCKTVEIELTHGGKLPKNVMGHNLVISKTADMQAIATEGMTQGLEKDYIKADNAAIIGHTKMIGAGEKSSITLDTSKLEAGGDYSFFCTFPGHISMMKGKVVVK from the coding sequence ATGTTTGCGAAAGCTGTAGCGGTATCCCTGCTGACCCTCGCCAGCGCCTCTGTCTTCGCAGCCGACTGCAAAGTCACTGTCGATTCGACTGACCAGATGTCGTTCAACACCAAAGAGTTCACCGTCGACAAGAGCTGCAAGACCGTTGAAATCGAACTGACCCACGGTGGCAAGCTGCCGAAGAACGTCATGGGCCACAACCTGGTGATCAGCAAGACTGCCGACATGCAGGCCATCGCCACCGAAGGCATGACGCAAGGTCTCGAAAAGGACTACATCAAGGCTGACAACGCAGCGATCATCGGCCACACCAAAATGATTGGTGCCGGTGAAAAATCCAGCATCACCCTGGACACTTCCAAGCTGGAAGCCGGTGGCGACTACAGCTTCTTCTGCACCTTCCCGGGCCACATCTCGATGATGAAGGGCAAAGTCGTCGTCAAGTAA
- a CDS encoding YgiQ family radical SAM protein gives MQAAKPLYDYPKYWAECFGPAPFLPMSREEMDLLGWDSCDIIIVTGDAYVDHPSFGMAIIGRLLEAQGFRVGIIAQPNWQSKDDFMKLGEPNLFFGVAAGNMDSMINRYTADKKIRSDDAYTPGGLAGKRPDRASLVYSQRCKEAYKHVPIVLGGIEASLRRIAHYDYWQDKVRHSILIDASADILLFGNAERAVVEVAQRLSNGEKIETITDVRGTAFVRRDTPEGWYEIDSTRIDRPGRVDKIINPYVNTQDTQACAIEQAKGEVEDPNEAKVVQILDSPRMTRDKSVIRLPSFEKVRNDPVLYAHANRVLHLETNPGNARALVQKHGEVDVWFNPPPIPMTTEEMDYVFGMPYARVPHPAYGKERIPAYEMIRFSVNIMRGCFGGCTFCSITEHEGRIIQNRSHESILHEIEEMRDKVPGFTGVVSDLGGPTANMYRIACKSHEIEKHCRKPSCVFPGICENLNTDHSSLIELYRKARALPGVKKILIASGLRYDLAVESPEYVKELVTHHVGGYLKIAPEHTERGPLDKMMKPGIGTYDRFKRMFEKFSKEAGKEQYLIPYFIAAHPGTTDEDMMNLALWLKGNGFRADQVQAFYPSPMASATAMYHSGKNPLRKVTYKSEGVEIVKSEEQRRLHKAFLRYHDPKGWPMLREALQRMGRADLIGPGKHQLIPLHQPQTDTYQSARRKNSTPAGSHKVGKEQKVLTQHTGLPPRGSDGSKPWDKREKAKAEAFARNQQAAKERKEAGKGGGGKGKKPRQPVIPR, from the coding sequence ATGCAAGCAGCCAAACCACTCTACGACTATCCCAAGTACTGGGCCGAATGCTTCGGGCCAGCACCTTTCCTGCCGATGAGCAGGGAGGAGATGGATCTGCTCGGCTGGGATTCCTGCGACATCATCATCGTGACCGGTGATGCCTACGTCGATCACCCGTCGTTCGGCATGGCCATCATCGGCCGCCTGCTGGAAGCCCAGGGCTTCCGCGTGGGCATCATCGCCCAGCCGAACTGGCAGTCGAAAGACGACTTCATGAAGCTCGGCGAACCGAACCTGTTCTTCGGCGTGGCCGCGGGCAACATGGACTCGATGATCAACCGCTACACCGCGGACAAGAAGATCCGTTCCGACGACGCCTATACCCCGGGCGGCCTGGCCGGCAAGCGTCCGGACCGCGCCAGCCTGGTGTACAGCCAGCGCTGCAAGGAAGCCTACAAGCATGTACCGATCGTATTGGGCGGCATCGAGGCGTCGTTGCGCCGTATCGCTCACTACGACTACTGGCAGGACAAGGTCCGCCACTCGATCCTGATCGACGCCAGCGCCGACATCCTGCTGTTCGGCAACGCCGAACGCGCGGTGGTCGAGGTGGCCCAGCGCCTGTCCAACGGCGAGAAGATCGAAACCATCACCGATGTGCGCGGTACCGCTTTCGTTCGTCGCGATACCCCCGAGGGCTGGTACGAGATCGACTCTACCCGCATCGACCGCCCAGGCCGTGTGGACAAGATCATCAACCCGTACGTGAATACCCAGGACACCCAGGCCTGTGCTATCGAGCAGGCCAAGGGCGAGGTGGAAGACCCGAACGAAGCCAAGGTCGTACAGATTCTCGACAGCCCGCGCATGACCCGCGACAAGTCGGTGATCCGCCTTCCATCGTTCGAAAAGGTGCGTAACGACCCGGTGCTGTACGCCCATGCCAACCGCGTGCTGCACCTGGAGACCAACCCGGGCAATGCCCGCGCCCTGGTGCAGAAGCATGGCGAGGTGGATGTGTGGTTCAACCCGCCACCCATCCCCATGACCACCGAGGAAATGGACTACGTGTTCGGCATGCCCTACGCCCGTGTGCCGCACCCGGCCTATGGCAAGGAGCGCATCCCGGCCTACGAGATGATCCGTTTTTCGGTGAACATCATGCGTGGCTGCTTCGGTGGCTGCACCTTCTGCTCGATCACCGAGCACGAAGGCCGCATCATCCAGAACCGCTCGCACGAGTCGATCCTGCACGAAATCGAAGAGATGCGTGACAAGGTGCCGGGCTTCACCGGCGTGGTCTCCGACCTTGGCGGGCCAACCGCCAACATGTACCGCATCGCCTGCAAGAGCCACGAGATCGAGAAGCACTGCCGCAAGCCGTCGTGCGTGTTCCCGGGCATCTGCGAAAACCTCAACACCGACCACAGCTCGCTGATCGAACTGTACCGCAAGGCCCGTGCCTTGCCGGGTGTGAAGAAGATCCTGATCGCCTCGGGCCTGCGTTACGACCTGGCGGTGGAATCGCCGGAGTACGTCAAGGAACTGGTCACCCACCATGTTGGCGGCTACCTGAAGATTGCCCCGGAGCACACCGAGCGTGGCCCGCTGGACAAGATGATGAAGCCGGGCATTGGCACCTACGACCGCTTCAAGCGCATGTTCGAGAAGTTCTCGAAAGAGGCGGGCAAGGAACAGTACCTGATCCCGTACTTCATCGCCGCGCACCCGGGCACTACCGACGAAGACATGATGAACCTGGCCCTGTGGCTGAAAGGCAACGGCTTCCGAGCCGACCAGGTGCAGGCGTTCTACCCGTCGCCGATGGCCTCGGCCACGGCCATGTACCACTCGGGCAAGAACCCGCTGCGCAAGGTGACCTACAAGAGCGAAGGGGTGGAGATCGTCAAGAGCGAGGAGCAGCGCCGCCTGCACAAGGCGTTCTTGCGTTACCACGACCCGAAGGGCTGGCCGATGCTGCGTGAAGCGCTGCAGCGTATGGGCCGCGCCGACCTGATCGGGCCGGGCAAGCACCAGTTGATCCCGCTGCACCAGCCGCAGACCGACACCTACCAGAGTGCGCGCCGCAAGAACTCTACCCCGGCCGGTAGCCACAAGGTGGGCAAGGAGCAGAAGGTCCTTACCCAGCACACCGGCCTGCCGCCGCGTGGCAGTGATGGCAGCAAGCCGTGGGACAAGCGTGAAAAAGCCAAGGCCGAAGCGTTTGCGCGCAACCAGCAGGCGGCCAAGGAGCGCAAGGAAGCGGGCAAGGGTGGTGGCGGCAAGGGCAAGAAGCCGCGTCAGCCGGTCATCCCGCGCTGA
- a CDS encoding ATP-binding cassette domain-containing protein, translating into MWGIHDQVQSTPQLSVGELVALFTLVSGLLAGVAQLAEAWRLLDQFRLDKRKLEHWLQLPSFGPSCSTDTKSYNNDAVLSIFPCLMKARNTVQLQIEEPLVLHKAERVALIGPSGCGKSTLLHALAGTVFQLRKHVHLHGRCLASLDASEQFSRLRLCPQDAHFIPGPLPRAVLFEQTHDRAQIERWLERLGLGKNWYELDLDARAELISGGEARRLTLLRILNRPGEFNFFDEPTAGLDAGSAERTWDLLFEAFKGRGLICVAHDQSALSRFDRVITMSEGRIISQVQAEIA; encoded by the coding sequence ATGTGGGGCATCCATGATCAGGTTCAGTCAACACCGCAGTTGAGCGTGGGCGAGCTGGTTGCCCTCTTCACATTGGTGAGTGGATTGCTGGCAGGGGTTGCGCAACTGGCTGAGGCCTGGCGATTGTTAGACCAATTCAGGCTAGACAAACGCAAACTTGAGCACTGGCTCCAGCTCCCCTCGTTCGGCCCGTCATGCTCTACTGACACGAAGTCCTACAACAATGACGCAGTGCTGAGCATCTTCCCGTGCCTGATGAAGGCTCGGAACACCGTGCAACTGCAAATAGAAGAACCCTTGGTACTGCACAAGGCAGAACGGGTCGCGCTGATCGGGCCCAGCGGTTGTGGTAAATCTACACTTCTGCATGCGCTGGCAGGAACGGTATTCCAGTTGCGCAAGCACGTTCACTTGCACGGCAGGTGCCTGGCTTCGCTCGACGCTAGTGAACAGTTCAGTCGTTTACGACTCTGCCCTCAGGATGCGCACTTCATACCCGGCCCCCTGCCCCGCGCGGTGCTATTCGAGCAGACTCATGATCGCGCTCAAATCGAACGATGGCTTGAACGGCTGGGCCTTGGCAAAAACTGGTACGAACTAGATCTTGATGCACGTGCAGAATTGATCTCGGGCGGCGAGGCACGCAGGCTGACGCTGCTACGCATTCTTAATCGGCCTGGGGAATTCAATTTCTTTGACGAACCCACAGCCGGGCTCGATGCCGGATCGGCTGAGCGCACCTGGGATCTGTTGTTCGAAGCATTTAAAGGGAGAGGGCTGATTTGCGTGGCGCATGATCAGAGCGCGCTGTCGCGGTTTGACCGGGTTATCACCATGAGCGAGGGGCGGATCATCAGCCAAGTGCAAGCGGAGATCGCTTAG